In the Clostridium sporogenes genome, one interval contains:
- a CDS encoding ABC transporter permease, whose translation MSVFTILKNNFYRIIYKKSNIITAIIFVPLMIMAAVYFTGKMEIKGTIAVVSQHKSLNLSTKYFKIKNLDKKPNMSELLLNKYDAVLEKKEDGKINITTIKGDKLKKTIQNYLNSPQNINKNIDIGEKRGIGTNILGFLIMIILVQSIGTMVLYPEDRDFKTFRRILVSPISEGKYLLAQGIFNFIIIYIPVFLAILITKEVFNVNIGFSYGNLAILLSIITFLGTSFALFITSAIDDLDSSLMLGSAIITLTSIISGSFYSFSDNNKILDIIINTLPQKSYLTLVQGVENGKSILSYKFELSYIVILILVFFTLGSLMTKHNFKKGRY comes from the coding sequence ATGAGTGTGTTTACTATATTAAAAAATAATTTTTATAGAATAATTTATAAAAAGTCAAATATTATAACTGCAATAATATTTGTTCCACTTATGATTATGGCAGCAGTTTATTTTACAGGTAAAATGGAGATTAAAGGTACAATAGCAGTAGTATCTCAACATAAATCTTTAAATTTAAGTACAAAATATTTTAAAATAAAAAATTTAGATAAAAAACCTAATATGTCGGAACTTTTATTAAATAAATATGATGCAGTGTTAGAGAAAAAAGAAGATGGAAAAATTAACATTACTACTATAAAAGGAGATAAATTAAAAAAAACAATACAAAATTATTTGAATTCACCACAAAATATAAATAAGAATATAGATATAGGAGAAAAGAGAGGAATAGGCACTAATATATTAGGATTTTTAATAATGATTATCTTAGTTCAATCTATAGGGACTATGGTACTGTATCCTGAGGATAGAGATTTTAAAACATTTAGAAGAATTCTAGTTTCTCCTATAAGTGAAGGTAAGTATTTATTAGCCCAGGGAATATTTAATTTTATTATAATATATATTCCTGTATTTTTAGCTATATTAATAACAAAAGAAGTATTTAATGTTAATATAGGTTTTAGTTATGGTAACTTAGCTATACTTTTGAGTATAATAACCTTTCTTGGTACATCTTTTGCCTTATTTATAACCTCTGCTATTGATGATTTGGATAGTAGTCTTATGCTTGGATCAGCAATAATTACATTAACTTCTATTATTTCAGGAAGTTTTTATTCATTCTCAGATAATAACAAGATTTTAGATATAATAATTAATACACTTCCTCAGAAAAGTTATTTAACATTAGTTCAAGGAGTAGAAAATGGTAAAAGTATATTAAGCTATAAATTTGAGCTAAGCTATATTGTTATATTAATACTAGTATTTTTTACATTAGGAAGTTTAATGACAAAACATAATTTTAAAAAAGGAAGATATTAA
- a CDS encoding ABC transporter permease codes for MNLLKVIKIDIMNILKNPILVLYNTVYPLILIGLFGFIANGNYGGEGVTSYDYYGVTMMIFTVLLITLTAANTFMEKKVKKGNIRLIYSPTSKSEIFLSKILSTFIFATVLFTMILIIENNVLGINLGGENFIYVLILLILFNFLMCSFGAATCCIFKSEEATNKFLSPISMLLALLGGLFFPVDSLGKTVEKLSYISPVKWISECIFKIIYDKDFSMFVPTIAICIGSSLIFIIFCQITFKPEEYI; via the coding sequence ATGAATTTATTAAAAGTTATAAAAATTGACATTATGAATATATTAAAAAATCCCATACTTGTTTTATATAATACAGTTTATCCATTGATTCTTATAGGATTGTTTGGATTTATAGCAAATGGAAATTATGGAGGCGAAGGTGTAACATCCTATGATTACTATGGAGTTACTATGATGATTTTCACTGTACTACTTATTACTTTAACAGCTGCGAATACTTTTATGGAAAAGAAAGTTAAAAAGGGAAATATAAGATTGATATATTCACCAACATCTAAAAGTGAAATATTTCTATCTAAAATATTATCTACATTCATATTTGCAACAGTGCTTTTTACTATGATACTTATTATAGAAAATAATGTTTTAGGAATAAATTTAGGAGGAGAAAATTTCATATATGTATTAATTCTATTAATTTTATTTAATTTTTTAATGTGTTCTTTTGGTGCTGCAACGTGTTGTATTTTTAAAAGTGAAGAAGCAACTAATAAATTTCTATCTCCAATAAGTATGCTGCTTGCATTATTAGGTGGATTATTTTTTCCAGTAGATAGCCTTGGAAAAACAGTAGAAAAGCTTTCATATATATCACCAGTAAAGTGGATTAGTGAATGTATATTTAAAATAATTTATGATAAAGATTTTTCAATGTTTGTGCCAACCATAGCAATTTGCATTGGTAGTTCACTTATATTTATAATCTTTTGTCAAATAACTTTTAAACCGGAGGAATATATATAA
- a CDS encoding ABC transporter ATP-binding protein — MKNIIEVKSLEKSYKNKKVVKGISFNVKQGEILGFLGPNGAGKSTTINILSTILKSDKGEVKFLGEKSTEDIMKIKRNIGVVPQDLAIYEEISAERNVRFFASLYGLRGKKLDKNVKETLEFVGLYDKRLDKPKTYSGGMKRRLNIACAIAHNPKLIIMDEPTVGIDPQSRNHILNSIKKLQKRGATILYTTHYMEEVEEIADRIIIIDHGTIIAEGTKEELKKNIEDERVYSINITNKEKLTEDDLFKIEGVKKVIISDEKVEITSINTVENLDKLILTMMNKKCKILNIDSSLASLERVFLNLTGRSLRE, encoded by the coding sequence ATGAAAAACATAATAGAAGTTAAAAGTTTAGAGAAAAGTTATAAGAACAAAAAAGTAGTAAAAGGAATAAGTTTTAATGTAAAACAGGGAGAAATTCTTGGTTTCTTAGGACCTAATGGTGCAGGAAAAAGTACAACCATAAATATATTATCTACTATATTAAAATCAGATAAAGGAGAAGTTAAGTTTTTAGGTGAAAAATCTACTGAGGATATTATGAAGATTAAAAGGAATATAGGTGTAGTTCCTCAAGATTTAGCTATTTATGAAGAAATATCTGCAGAAAGGAATGTAAGATTTTTTGCAAGCCTTTATGGATTAAGAGGGAAAAAACTTGATAAAAATGTAAAGGAGACTCTAGAGTTTGTAGGGCTTTATGATAAAAGATTAGATAAACCAAAGACATATTCAGGAGGAATGAAGAGAAGATTAAATATAGCCTGTGCCATTGCACATAATCCTAAACTTATAATAATGGATGAGCCTACAGTAGGGATAGATCCTCAATCAAGGAATCATATTCTAAATTCAATTAAGAAACTACAAAAAAGAGGAGCCACAATCTTATATACTACTCATTATATGGAGGAAGTTGAAGAGATAGCAGACAGAATAATAATAATAGATCATGGAACTATTATAGCTGAAGGAACAAAGGAAGAGTTAAAGAAAAATATAGAGGATGAAAGAGTATATTCTATTAACATAACAAATAAAGAAAAGCTTACAGAAGATGATTTATTTAAAATAGAGGGAGTAAAAAAAGTTATAATTTCAGATGAAAAAGTTGAGATAACATCTATAAATACTGTTGAAAATTTAGATAAATTAATTTTAACTATGATGAATAAAAAGTGTAAGATACTAAATATTGACAGTAGCTTAGCCTCTTTAGAAAGAGTATTTTTAAATTTAACAGGAAGAAGTTTAAGAGAATAG
- the yeiL gene encoding transcriptional regulator YeiL, protein MIRINDLKVKDKYISKHGINNIFTEDMSPFIELFFFKKDEHICREDEKLDYLFFLVKGKAKVYTTLSNGKSLLLCFYNDFKLLGDVEIINLENASSNVQVIEDTYCLAISLKNVRSHLIDDAKFLRFICNSLGGKLNRCSKNSSINLLYPLENRLASYIVATGERVDNNEKRIIKFNENLTEISELLGTSYRHLLRTLNNLSYKGIITKKSNYFEVLDENTLKKLAIDLYK, encoded by the coding sequence ATGATAAGAATAAATGATTTAAAAGTAAAGGATAAGTATATTTCCAAGCACGGAATTAATAATATTTTTACTGAAGATATGAGTCCTTTCATAGAACTGTTCTTTTTTAAAAAAGATGAACACATCTGTAGGGAAGATGAAAAGCTTGATTACCTTTTTTTTCTTGTAAAAGGGAAAGCTAAAGTATATACGACTCTCAGCAATGGTAAGTCTTTGTTGCTTTGTTTTTATAATGATTTTAAATTATTAGGAGATGTAGAAATTATTAATCTAGAAAATGCGTCTTCAAATGTGCAAGTTATAGAAGATACATACTGCCTAGCTATATCCTTAAAAAATGTAAGATCCCATTTGATTGATGATGCTAAATTTTTAAGGTTTATCTGTAATTCTTTAGGCGGAAAATTAAATAGATGTTCAAAAAATAGTTCTATAAATTTACTTTATCCTTTGGAAAATAGATTAGCCAGTTATATTGTTGCCACTGGTGAAAGGGTAGATAATAATGAAAAAAGAATAATAAAATTTAATGAAAATTTAACTGAAATATCAGAACTTTTAGGCACAAGTTATAGACATTTATTAAGAACGTTAAACAATCTTAGTTATAAAGGAATTATAACTAAGAAAAGCAACTATTTTGAAGTATTAGATGAAAATACTTTAAAAAAGCTTGCAATTGATTTATATAAATAA
- a CDS encoding DMT family transporter, translated as MKNNLISAFIGALIAIMTLFNGTLSNTFESYTSSIIIHVIGLFSITFVLLISRSKFRIQKEIPIYLYSAGAIGVFTVIFSNLSFSKLGVSLTLALGLLGQSLSSIFIDHFGLLGMKVIKFEKKKCIGLSFIILGIFIMTIF; from the coding sequence ATGAAGAACAATTTAATTTCAGCATTTATAGGTGCTTTAATAGCTATTATGACTTTATTTAATGGAACCTTATCTAATACTTTTGAAAGCTATACTTCCAGCATAATAATTCATGTTATTGGTCTTTTTTCTATAACATTTGTGCTCTTAATAAGTAGATCAAAATTTAGAATTCAAAAAGAAATACCTATATACCTATATAGTGCTGGTGCCATAGGTGTCTTTACTGTAATTTTTAGTAATCTTAGTTTTTCAAAACTTGGAGTATCATTAACCCTTGCTTTAGGTTTATTAGGACAATCACTTTCATCAATTTTTATAGACCACTTTGGACTACTTGGAATGAAAGTTATTAAATTTGAAAAAAAGAAATGCATTGGTTTGTCATTTATTATTTTAGGAATTTTTATAATGACTATTTTTTAG
- a CDS encoding DMT family transporter, which translates to MLYIFIAILAGASIVAGRIINSNLAEKIGIFQGTFFNYVIGLLFSFIFLFLSNENLNITNTKIKSIPLWAYLGGLVGVLVIVLSSYVTPKISSFYLTLIIFIGQLLVGIIIDYFTLNKLSFGNIFGGLLVLIGLTCNLFIDKSQNI; encoded by the coding sequence ATGTTATATATATTCATAGCAATTTTAGCAGGTGCTTCCATTGTAGCAGGGAGAATAATAAATTCTAATCTAGCAGAAAAAATCGGTATTTTTCAAGGAACTTTTTTTAACTATGTTATTGGATTATTATTTTCATTTATATTCTTATTTTTAAGTAATGAAAACCTAAATATAACTAATACGAAAATAAAATCTATACCTTTATGGGCTTATCTAGGTGGTCTTGTTGGTGTTTTAGTAATTGTACTATCAAGCTATGTTACACCTAAAATTTCTTCTTTCTATTTAACACTGATTATTTTTATAGGGCAATTATTAGTTGGTATTATAATTGATTATTTTACTTTAAATAAATTATCCTTTGGAAATATATTTGGAGGACTTTTAGTACTTATTGGACTAACCTGTAATTTATTCATAGATAAAAGTCAAAACATCTAA
- a CDS encoding VOC family protein produces MNLEFKLKSLYVCVKNMKRAIEFYENLLRQKVTEKNDIYSVFDINGFRYGLFANEKMNEIKKWGNNCLPSFEVSNIDLVLKKLEQLNCKIVFTLSIIGKNQVLEFTDSEGNDIEITCPLY; encoded by the coding sequence ATGAACTTGGAATTTAAGCTAAAATCATTATATGTATGTGTTAAAAATATGAAAAGAGCAATTGAGTTTTATGAGAATTTATTAAGACAAAAGGTTACTGAAAAAAATGATATATATAGTGTTTTTGACATTAATGGTTTTAGGTATGGTCTATTTGCAAACGAGAAAATGAATGAAATAAAAAAATGGGGAAATAATTGTCTGCCAAGTTTCGAAGTAAGTAATATTGATTTAGTTCTAAAAAAATTAGAACAATTGAACTGCAAAATTGTTTTCACATTATCAATTATAGGTAAAAATCAAGTTTTAGAATTTACAGATAGTGAAGGTAATGATATAGAAATTACATGTCCTTTATATTAA
- a CDS encoding cation-translocating P-type ATPase, with protein MEKYFQKSIEEIMKYFNVTKNGFNSKEVKKQRDLYGYNELIEKKKDTLLSVFLEQFKDFLVIILIIAGIISMVTGNIESTIVIFAVITLNAILGTVQHVKAENSLNSLKKLSSPHAKVIRDGKKIELLSKEIVPGDILILEAGDYVPADGRIIENYSIQVNESSLTGESESVLKTIDTISENDIALGDQKNMVFSGSFVTYGRATVVVTNIGMNTEIGKIASLIENTQEKKTPLQVSLDDFGKKLAMIILIISALIFLLDIHRGSSVLNSLMFAVALAVAAIPEALSSIVTIVLAIGTQKMASENAIIKKLKAVEGLGCVSVICSDKTGTLTQNKMKTEKIYTDNKIFESDEFDLKNSVQNLLIKSSILCNDSTVQQDKKIGDPTEIAFVELGKNYVLDELNLRETYPRLSEIPFDSNRKLMSTSHKIDGQYLMITKGAVDVLLKRIKYIRTSEGIKEFTDEDKKKVESVNYEFSQKGLRVLAFAYKEIKEDVELSMEDEDNYVFLGLISMIDPPRKESFEAVKQCIQAGIKPVMITGDHKITASSIASQIGILRNNDEAIEGVELDKISDEELKDRVENISVYARVSPEHKIRIVKAWQEKGKIVAMTGDGVNDAPALKQADIGIAMGITGTEVSKDAASMILTDDNFATIVKSISNGRSIYSNIKNAIRFLLSGNTAGILSVLYASLFALPIPFAPVHLLFINLLTDSLPAIAIGVEQTKNDLINEKPRNIDEPILSKNFLKGILSEGILITIFTMVAFHIGLKGYGENLAATMAFATLCLSRLFHGFNCRSNSSIFKIGLFSNKYTWIAFSTGFFLLNLVLAFDPLKELFQVSPLNIEHFIYIYILAALPTIIIQTYRFVFKEKFNLSHSLAKGI; from the coding sequence GTGGAAAAATATTTTCAAAAGTCTATTGAAGAAATTATGAAATATTTTAATGTGACTAAAAATGGTTTTAATTCTAAAGAAGTAAAAAAACAAAGGGACTTATATGGATACAATGAATTGATAGAAAAGAAAAAAGATACACTACTTAGTGTTTTCTTAGAACAGTTTAAAGATTTTTTGGTAATTATATTAATAATAGCTGGAATAATATCTATGGTAACAGGAAATATAGAAAGTACTATTGTAATATTTGCTGTTATTACTCTTAATGCTATATTAGGTACAGTTCAACATGTAAAAGCTGAAAATTCTCTAAATAGCTTAAAGAAACTATCTTCTCCCCATGCAAAAGTAATAAGAGATGGTAAAAAGATAGAACTTTTATCTAAAGAAATAGTTCCAGGAGATATTTTAATTTTAGAAGCTGGTGATTATGTACCCGCTGATGGAAGAATAATAGAAAATTATTCTATTCAAGTTAATGAAAGTTCTTTAACTGGTGAATCTGAAAGTGTTCTTAAAACTATAGATACTATATCTGAAAATGATATTGCCCTTGGGGATCAAAAAAATATGGTATTCTCTGGCAGCTTCGTTACTTATGGTAGAGCTACTGTAGTTGTAACTAATATTGGTATGAATACAGAAATAGGAAAAATAGCCTCACTTATTGAGAATACTCAAGAAAAGAAAACTCCTCTTCAAGTGAGTTTGGATGACTTTGGTAAAAAACTAGCAATGATAATTTTAATAATATCAGCTTTAATATTTTTACTTGACATACATAGAGGATCTTCTGTATTAAATTCCTTAATGTTTGCTGTAGCCTTAGCTGTAGCTGCTATTCCAGAAGCTTTAAGTTCTATTGTTACTATTGTACTTGCTATTGGTACCCAAAAAATGGCCTCTGAAAATGCAATTATAAAGAAATTAAAGGCTGTAGAAGGATTGGGATGTGTTTCAGTAATATGTTCTGATAAAACAGGTACTCTTACTCAAAATAAAATGAAAACAGAAAAAATCTACACAGATAATAAAATATTTGAATCTGATGAATTTGATTTAAAGAATTCTGTACAAAATCTTTTAATTAAATCCTCAATTTTATGTAATGATTCTACTGTTCAACAAGACAAAAAAATAGGTGATCCTACTGAAATAGCTTTTGTAGAATTAGGCAAAAACTATGTATTAGACGAACTAAACTTAAGAGAAACTTATCCAAGGCTTTCTGAAATACCTTTTGATTCAAATAGAAAACTTATGAGTACTTCTCATAAAATTGATGGACAATACCTTATGATTACCAAAGGTGCTGTAGATGTTCTTCTTAAAAGAATAAAATACATAAGAACTTCTGAAGGTATAAAGGAATTTACGGATGAAGATAAGAAAAAAGTTGAAAGTGTAAATTATGAGTTTTCACAAAAAGGTTTAAGAGTACTAGCCTTTGCTTATAAAGAAATAAAAGAAGATGTTGAACTTTCTATGGAAGATGAAGATAACTATGTATTTTTAGGTCTAATATCTATGATAGATCCTCCAAGGAAAGAATCTTTTGAAGCTGTTAAACAATGTATACAAGCAGGAATAAAACCAGTAATGATAACTGGTGACCATAAAATAACTGCTTCCTCTATAGCTTCTCAAATAGGAATACTAAGAAATAATGATGAAGCTATAGAAGGTGTAGAGCTAGATAAAATCAGTGATGAAGAGTTAAAAGATAGGGTAGAAAATATATCTGTATATGCTAGAGTTTCTCCAGAACACAAGATAAGAATAGTAAAAGCATGGCAAGAAAAAGGAAAAATCGTAGCTATGACTGGGGATGGCGTTAATGATGCTCCAGCATTAAAGCAAGCAGATATAGGTATTGCAATGGGTATAACAGGTACAGAAGTATCTAAAGATGCTGCTTCAATGATTTTAACAGATGATAATTTTGCAACCATTGTTAAGTCTATTTCTAACGGTAGAAGTATATATAGCAATATAAAAAATGCAATTAGATTTTTACTTTCTGGAAATACTGCTGGTATTCTATCTGTTTTATATGCTTCACTGTTTGCTCTACCTATACCGTTTGCTCCTGTTCACCTTTTATTTATAAATTTACTTACAGATAGCTTACCAGCTATAGCTATTGGAGTTGAGCAAACTAAAAATGATTTAATAAATGAAAAGCCTAGAAATATAGATGAACCTATACTTTCTAAAAACTTCTTAAAGGGTATATTAAGTGAAGGTATATTAATAACAATATTTACTATGGTAGCCTTTCATATAGGATTAAAAGGTTATGGTGAAAATCTAGCAGCAACTATGGCTTTCGCTACTTTATGTTTAAGTAGATTATTTCATGGATTCAATTGTCGTTCCAACAGCTCTATTTTCAAAATAGGATTATTTTCTAACAAATATACTTGGATAGCTTTTTCTACAGGGTTCTTTTTATTAAATTTAGTTTTAGCTTTTGATCCTTTAAAAGAATTATTCCAGGTTAGTCCCCTTAATATAGAGCATTTTATATATATTTATATTTTAGCCGCTTTACCTACAATAATAATTCAAACTTATAGATTTGTATTTAAAGAAAAATTTAATTTAAGTCATTCTTTAGCAAAAGGTATTTAG
- a CDS encoding HDOD domain-containing protein translates to MTKISLDSLISKVEDMPILPDRINKIISLAEDPYSTVEELEKEILTDQGLTSKILKLANSTYYGYARRIDTVSEATVLLGAQAIKSLALASAVSEYLVKELPVGYGLEKYELWNQSQSCAIISRFIAKKLKYPKAEQAYIAGLLRDIGKTILNYYVAKEYQTIINKVDTEGKTFIEAEEEILGFNHGEVGAKIAEKWNFPLSLVESICYHHSPELSKEDPKLVSIVHIADSITMMLGVGIGNDGLSYKFSDFVLETLNIEGEVIESIICESVDYLNDNDSFSIV, encoded by the coding sequence ATGACAAAAATAAGTTTAGATAGTTTAATTAGTAAAGTTGAAGATATGCCTATTCTACCGGATAGAATAAATAAGATAATATCTCTTGCAGAAGATCCTTATTCTACAGTAGAGGAGTTGGAAAAAGAGATATTAACTGATCAAGGTCTTACATCAAAAATATTGAAATTAGCCAATTCAACCTATTATGGATACGCAAGAAGAATTGATACTGTATCTGAAGCAACTGTACTTTTAGGTGCTCAAGCAATAAAAAGTTTGGCTCTTGCATCAGCAGTAAGTGAGTATCTTGTAAAAGAACTTCCTGTTGGATATGGGCTTGAGAAATATGAGCTTTGGAATCAATCTCAAAGTTGCGCTATAATCTCACGATTTATAGCTAAAAAATTAAAATATCCTAAAGCTGAACAAGCTTATATTGCAGGACTTTTAAGGGACATTGGTAAAACTATATTAAATTATTATGTAGCTAAAGAATATCAAACCATAATAAACAAAGTAGATACAGAAGGAAAAACTTTTATAGAAGCAGAGGAAGAGATTCTTGGCTTTAATCATGGAGAAGTAGGAGCTAAAATAGCTGAAAAATGGAATTTCCCACTATCTTTAGTTGAAAGTATTTGTTATCATCATTCACCAGAATTATCTAAAGAAGATCCTAAGTTAGTATCCATAGTACATATAGCAGATTCAATTACTATGATGTTAGGAGTAGGTATTGGAAATGACGGGTTATCCTATAAATTTTCAGATTTTGTCCTTGAAACTTTAAATATAGAAGGAGAAGTTATTGAAAGTATAATTTGTGAATCTGTAGATTATTTAAATGATAATGATAGTTTTAGTATTGTATAA
- a CDS encoding ABC transporter ATP-binding protein/permease, with protein MIKTFKKIFDFSGVHRNTLKKSVVFSVIHSIFDFLQILALAIVLNGILRGITEKTIWMTLGIMFVSIIGKTICSYISHFSQTKVGYFMCADKRIHIGNQMKYLPMGYFNNNSLGSITSSVTTIMGDIENNAPIVFTKILHGFIHAIVIMIGVTVFDLRIGLIVFIGIVLFVLANAMLQKKSYVNSPKRQKAQEKLVEATLEYVQGISVVKAFNMDDNTNKKINQAIKESRKGNILLEKTFIPYTVLQQLVLRINSVVVIFVAILFYVNGTMELFKCLLMVISAFMIYSQLESAGSVSALLRMLDVSMKKVNEIDTIPIMDICGKGIIPKNYDIKFNNVSFSYGGKKILKNINLKIPEKTTTAIVGPSGSGKSTLCNLIARFWDVNEGSITIGNRNIKEYTLDSLLKNISMVFQNVYLFQDTIANNIKFGNSNATMEEVIKAAKKACCHEFIKLLPHGYNTIIGEGGASISGGEKQRISIARAILKDAPIIILDEATSNIDAENESRLQQAIEELTRDKTIIMIAHRLKTVKKANQIIVLNDGKIVQKGIHDELINKEGIYANFIGVRKKAIGWKILS; from the coding sequence ATGATAAAAACATTTAAAAAAATATTTGATTTTTCTGGAGTTCATAGAAATACATTGAAAAAATCTGTAGTATTTAGTGTAATTCATTCTATATTTGATTTTCTCCAGATTTTAGCTTTGGCAATTGTGTTAAACGGTATTCTTAGAGGTATAACGGAAAAAACTATATGGATGACTTTAGGTATTATGTTTGTGAGTATTATTGGAAAAACTATTTGTAGTTATATTTCTCATTTTTCTCAAACTAAAGTTGGCTATTTCATGTGTGCAGACAAGAGAATTCATATAGGTAATCAAATGAAATATTTGCCTATGGGATACTTTAATAATAATAGTCTTGGTAGTATTACATCATCTGTAACTACTATAATGGGAGATATAGAGAATAATGCACCTATAGTATTTACAAAAATTCTTCATGGTTTTATTCATGCTATAGTAATTATGATAGGGGTAACAGTTTTCGATTTGCGTATTGGATTAATAGTATTTATAGGAATTGTACTTTTTGTATTGGCAAACGCTATGTTACAAAAAAAATCCTATGTGAATTCTCCCAAAAGGCAGAAAGCTCAAGAAAAGCTTGTAGAGGCTACATTGGAATATGTTCAAGGTATAAGTGTTGTCAAGGCTTTTAACATGGACGATAATACAAATAAAAAAATTAACCAAGCTATAAAGGAAAGCAGAAAGGGAAATATCTTATTAGAAAAAACTTTTATTCCATATACTGTTTTACAACAGCTAGTATTAAGGATTAATAGTGTAGTTGTTATATTTGTTGCTATTTTATTTTATGTAAATGGAACTATGGAACTTTTCAAATGCCTTCTTATGGTAATTTCAGCGTTCATGATTTATAGTCAGTTAGAGTCAGCTGGCAGTGTATCTGCATTACTTAGAATGTTGGATGTTTCTATGAAAAAAGTAAATGAAATTGATACTATACCTATTATGGATATTTGTGGAAAAGGCATTATTCCAAAAAACTACGATATTAAATTTAACAATGTAAGCTTTTCTTACGGTGGTAAAAAAATACTTAAAAATATCAATCTAAAAATTCCAGAAAAAACTACTACTGCTATTGTAGGACCTTCTGGAAGTGGAAAGAGTACTCTTTGTAATTTAATTGCAAGATTTTGGGATGTAAATGAAGGTAGTATTACTATAGGTAATAGGAATATCAAAGAGTATACATTAGATAGTCTTCTTAAAAATATTAGTATGGTATTTCAAAATGTTTATCTTTTTCAAGATACTATAGCCAATAATATTAAATTTGGTAATTCTAATGCTACTATGGAAGAAGTTATAAAAGCGGCTAAAAAAGCTTGTTGTCATGAGTTTATTAAGTTACTTCCACATGGATATAATACTATAATTGGTGAAGGCGGTGCCAGTATATCTGGAGGAGAGAAGCAAAGAATTTCTATTGCTAGAGCTATTTTGAAGGATGCACCAATAATTATATTAGATGAAGCAACTTCTAATATAGATGCAGAAAATGAAAGTCGACTTCAACAAGCAATAGAAGAACTTACAAGAGATAAAACTATTATTATGATAGCTCATAGATTAAAAACAGTAAAAAAAGCAAATCAAATAATTGTTTTAAATGATGGTAAAATAGTTCAAAAGGGTATACATGATGAATTGATTAATAAGGAAGGTATTTATGCTAACTTTATTGGAGTACGTAAAAAAGCTATTGGATGGAAAATTCTTAGCTAA